In Brassica napus cultivar Da-Ae chromosome C2, Da-Ae, whole genome shotgun sequence, the sequence tttagacaggttatgttttacacatggtggtacacgcatatcacagcaacatcatccaagatttcgtgtatgtgtatttgaggtcgatgactcaatatgttcgatcagattgtggcatggccgatggtaaagaagaaccaactatcatgttcgaggacgaagcatattctgccctagatcttcatcacccacggattgcagaaaattggacaGGTCCAAAGGACCTTCaataatgtccaaatcagggggagtaatgtgtattatactctttttccttcaccatggttttgttccaattgggttttcctgataaggttttaatgatgcaacattaaagcacattacaagctctaaatggttatggcatccaagagggagtgttatgaaccagattgtggatgactcataaccaagagattataccGTCGGCGGCCTAAgaaagagagagtcggccaacttttccttttccttatgtctttatgttttctttttcctagttggattatgatttgtactcttttcatttatctatgacggtgtaatatcttatataaggaatttttatgttatgaataaagacaGACTTTTCCTttacttttataaaatatgCTTATTTTTCTCGTCGATTTCTTTTCGGAGAAAACAGTGCTAGTTTTGTATATTAAACGTTGAACAATTACGATTAGAATTACGAATACAATCATCCAACCTTTTCCATTTCTAATAAAGATTCAATGGTGTAATGTAagagtatttattttttttaacagtaGATTTTTTATTGGTTCTTTATTGTTTGAAAATGCTAtggttgtatttttttttttcaacaaataaCTATTCTAAGCCAAACCGGTGGTAGgttctattaattattttggCTTTTGGTTAATGTCGTATTTTGTGATAGTGAAAAAGGCATAAAAACGGTTATGATTTTTTTGTGGGTTCGGTTATGATAATTCCATAATTGTGCTTCTTGCTGTTGATTTGCTAtaataattgtcataaattgaataaTTAGCGGGAGTAATTGAATAATGAAGCATGTCATGTCAGTAGATATCACACGCGTCGAGAGTAGAATGATATTTGAGGggatgtaataaaaataaaaataaataaaaacctatatatataatactgtTTCCTTTCTCCTGGGCGCGCCACGTCAGCATCTACATAGGAAAGTCGAGCTCTGGCGTTGCGACACGTGTCCTGTCCGGACAAAAAGAATCGTTGCATTTAAACTACAGTCTGATGGGCTTATAtcattttgtgtatatatagtGTTTTGGGCTAATAGTTGGGCTTAGACGTAATGTTTTGGGCTGACAAAAAAATAGAAGCTTATCGTGATTGTTGTATTCTCCTTCTTCAATAATGGCGACACCTTCAATTTCTAGGAATCATCTCATCATGTTCTTCTTGCTGTAATTAGGTCAACCGACTATGCAGTTTGTTGGGCTTTGAACGAACAAAACTCATCGATTGGACTTCTTCTACTCGGGAATCTTTTTCAGCACCATTACAGAAATCAACCTGATTCATGCATCTTCATTAACACCAATCCTCCACTTCTCACATTATCTCCATTCAATGAATCTCACATTCATTCCTTTGTGAATCCTCCAtcataaatatcaaaattttgctTCTCAAAAAATCATTCGTTCATTCTTCTCAGTAAAAACACAAGAAGAGAAGTTCGAAGCAGCAAAAAAGAGTAATATGTGAGCTAAATTCGTCAATCGCCGATGGGTCGGACATGCGGCTTGGTTACACGGCGGAGCCTACGGTACAAACAGTTATCGTTTAAAGATATGGACAGCTAAACGTGGAAATTCCGGCATATCTAAAGGGAACGCCTCACCGTCATCTCTCGACGATCGATTGGAGCACATTCACCAACCAAAAGAAAGTAATCGCTGGTGACTTAATCGTTCTCCTTTGCTTCGATTTCGGCAACCACTGCGTCGAAAGCCGTCAGGACTAGCGCGGTTGTCTCGGATCCAATAACAAAAACAACCCTTATTCTGGTTTCATCCGCGACCACGAGACAACACCATCGAAGCTAATGAAGCTGAAATGCAGTGCAACAGAAGTGAGCGCACCAGGGAGAAGAGTTAGGGTGGAGGCAGTGGCTGAAGCAGTGGCGCTTGCAGCATGAAGACAAGTGATCTTCAAGGAGAAAGAGAGGTAAAGCTTCTAACTTTCACATCTATGCTTTTTGGTTTCTGCAGAATCGATCATTCATTTATGATTCTCAGAAAGTTGATTGAGGATAATGATGATTATGATGGTGATGACCTTCTCTTTCCTTGAATCAAGTGAgttctttttatatttcttgaTTATAAAAGTCTTAAGACTTTGACCCAATCTTTATGGGTGAGCTTACTTCAAGTGTATGAAATAGGTGCATGAAGCTTTTCTCCATGACGAGAATGCTTGGGACTGTTAGTGATATATGAGTAAACCGTTCGCAAACTCTAGCATTCGGAACGTTACAAGGAGAATGTATGTTATCCCAAACTTTGGTAagaaaatgtaatattactCTTCTAGCTCGCTCTGATTTATTCATTTTATGGGATATTACTAGAGAATAATTCTaagttatgttatatatatagatacttCCACATAAGTCTAAGGTGAAAATCGCCAATGAGATCTTTAGTATCGGAATATCTAGGTAATGTTCTTCATCTTGGATTCTTGGTCCTCATCGTAGATTAACATTCAACTTTTATCACATGGTCTGCTTTAAAAGTGTTAAACTTTAGTGTAAAAATGCAAAGCCTATGTAAAGTTGAATGATAGCTTACAAAAAAATCATGGTGAGAACTATGAAAAGAGTCAAACCAGCTGATGAAGTAAGAGGCTTTTTCCGTTTTTGAACTGTTAAATTTCTTTATGCTCTATGTTTCTTTCCACATGATACTTAGTGATTCTACCTACCAGCAGGAACAAAAAGAAAGTGATATCGTCGCATTAATTTTAACCTTTGAAAATCACTGAAAGTTTTTGATAATTTCCTTACATGATAATGTTTTCTATAGATACAGGAAGACAAGCGCTAGGATCACAAACAATAAACTCAAAACCTAATCAGTAATCAGTAAGTGATTCTCCATTTCTCTGCTTTCTAACTTTTAAGCATATACAAACTTCACTAAAAACTACTAATTAATTGTGCAGCTAATCCGAGCCACATTTTCCTACCTGTAGAAATAGGCAGACAAGTCAAAACCAGCTTTTGGTTTTTGGGTCAAGACGGCTGGTAGGCATAGCAGAgaggaacaaaagaaacaaTTCTTCACCTAGAAAATAGACAACATTCAAGGTAATATAAAAATCTTGCTTTGCGGTGTGCCTCTTTTTGGTCTGGTAATATAAAAGCTAACATAttttttgattgttttgttctatttaattatataatatatatatatatattacgacGTTGTCGTTTTTACTATGTTAAAACTGAGAAAGGGATATTTGATGAGATATGAGTTACATGCTTTCATTGTATACAATCAAGTGCatctacaataaaaaaaattccctAATAGTTACTTCTTCAAGCTTTAGTTGACGAAGAGAGAAATGAATTTAATAGAACATTTATATGCGGTTTGGTTCATTTTAATTTCTATAATTTGTGTAATTTACACtacatttaagtttttttgtttagttacgGTATGGttcactctaatttcttcaactAAATGATATGATACGGAGTGATATATAACTAACGTAAAATATCctaagttttatattttattaatttataaaataataatttaagaaaacaatctaaaatagaatgaaaaaaaattcaaacaaagaattttgttttaaacaaagttcacaaaatctataataatttacaaaaaaaataatctgttaaacactaaaaattaattaatatttcattcaaaatataattatgatcTGAAACAAACAGATATTCTAAAACATCATTTTCtgtaaaataagaaaacattaattaataattatgatattaatgaaactatttatacaacattttaaaaaattacatttatataatttatcaaattttattatgtttaattaatttagcTTGGAGGTGAATAAAACTATTGTCATCAAAAAACTAATTAGcgtaaaacaatattaaaacttgaagcttcttgaaataataaaatattatatattcctactttagtttccttttattatgtcagagtgatatatatatcattaaatttttgaaattatcttTACTAATTTTGTATTATCTATACAATAGAAAATAGTGAATGTTAATGTTATTTTTagctcaaaaccaaaaaaaatattttttaataataacaatattatctcaaaattatatttattatctgTTTGATAATAGTATTCCTTTCAGATTAGAATAAATTACAAagctaaaatatatgtttatataaaattattttccttATGTTTCTGTCTGTAGGGCGGACCTGCCCTACTACTCCTGAAAATAGAGTTGGAGAATAACCGAGCGTGAGACCACCCGCACTTGACcagctttctttcttcttccattATTTTACGGTACCATATTATGAACAGTAGGTAGGACTCTCTCTTCCctttcttctctcctctctcctctctcctctctcctttACTATTCGCTGAATCCTTCTTCAGACAAGTGAAAAGAACTTCCGATTACAATCTCAGAGCGATGAGTTCCGAGGAAGAGAAGGTCATTAGTAAGTTCCAATCCATTCtacgttttttttatttcgatTCGATTTTGGAGGAACCTAGGGTTCtgcgttcttttttttttttttttttttgactaatagGTTCTGCGTTCTTACCATTCAGATTGACAAGTCCATTCTTTTGCTAGGGAGAGTATATTGCTCAGACTAGTCTCACTCACTCTTAACCTTCTTCTTTTATTTGGGTTGCAGTTACAAGAAACTTTCGATTGTTGGAAGAGCTTGAAAGAGGTGAGAAAGGTATCGGAGACGGTACCGTCAGCTATGGAATGGATGATGCTGACGATATTCTCATGCAATCTTGGACTGGCACCATCATTGGTCCTCATAGTGTACGTTGGTTTCTTCCTACATCTTAcccttattatataaatatatgtgtgTTAAGTGGAGAAAAAATGCAAACAATTTTTGAATTACTACAGCAACATCTGTTTCAATGTTCCCTTGTCTAAATATAAGTTTCTGCTATATGGTATAAATCCAATAGTATGTTAGGGTTTAACTGCAAATGACTCCTTCCTTAGCTGCGTTTAACTGTATGGAGCTTATACCAGTTTTGGTAAATGAGACAGAGAGACCAAAGGAAATATATGTTTGCACTTTTGGCATCTggttgatgtttttgttttatgtgaATTATCAGACTGCCTATGAAGGGAAAATCTTCCAGCTCAAGCTTTTTTGTGGCAAAGATTATCCACAAAGCCCACCTACTGTCAGGTTCCTGACCCGGATTAACATGTCTTGCGTTAACCCTGATAATGGAGTGGTAAGCTTCAACAACTAACAACATAAGTGTGATAAGGAGAGTTTGTTTTGCATAATTCAGCAACATACATAGGATTTTTAACAAGCTGTGTCAAATAAAACCATCAGGTCGAACCAAGTCACTTCCCTATGCTTTCCAACTGGAGAAGAGAATACACAATGGAAGATTTACTTATGCAGCTTAAAAAAGAGATGATGTCAACCCATAACCGCAAGTTGTCTCAACCCTTGGAAGGTAAAAATTCTTTTAATTGGCATCAGGAATTGTATTTGGTTTTGAAATCTTTGGGTTGACAAGGTAACTTCTTACATACCCGGTTTAGATTCTAACACAGAACTGAACGTCTCACAATCAGGTAATGAGGAAGAGAGAACAGACCCAAAGGGACTTGTGGTGAAATGTTGTGTCATGTGAAGCCAAGGTAAATGAGGAATTTGTAAGAGAATTTAAGAGAGAAAAAAcagtgtaaatatatataaacatcagATTTTTACGCTTTGACATTGTCTGCCTCAGACTCCCCTTTCTTCTACAGGCATTAATCCTACCTATTTGATTATGTATCATGTAATGTTTGAGAATATATCAATTCCTAATAAACTCTAGCTCTTCTTCTCCTCGTTCACCTTATTTTTACCTGTATGTGTGTGGGCCCCAATCTGAGGGAAAAGAGGGCATCAAAATAAGTGACTTTTGCATAGATAGCTGGAAAAGTTAAAGTTGGGAGGGTGGGAAAgcatataacttttatatttggGTAGAATCATGGCAGGTGTTTCTAGTCATGCAAGTGTAGATGGATACTCTTGATTTTCTAGATTTTGATTCATGCTTAAAAGCGcagaattaatattttatttataaaaaacatcTTTGtacatacttatatatatatatatatatatatatatatatatatatatatatatatttatttattttacaatttgttttttttttcaaatatataatatagaatTAGTTATGAAAATATGGTCactgtatatatttttagtgtGCATAATTTTTTGTTGTGCGCATAAAGTTTTCAATGAAAAATGTCAGTTGCCAAAATTTGATAATGATATCCTTAAATATTTCTTGTACATATTTTTGTTGCAACaaaagagaaatat encodes:
- the LOC106353782 gene encoding ubiquitin-conjugating enzyme E2 variant 1B; translated protein: MNSRQVKRTSDYNLRAMSSEEEKVIITRNFRLLEELERGEKGIGDGTVSYGMDDADDILMQSWTGTIIGPHSTAYEGKIFQLKLFCGKDYPQSPPTVRFLTRINMSCVNPDNGVVEPSHFPMLSNWRREYTMEDLLMQLKKEMMSTHNRKLSQPLEGNEEERTDPKGLVVKCCVM